The following coding sequences lie in one Carnobacterium gallinarum DSM 4847 genomic window:
- a CDS encoding DnaJ domain-containing protein, with protein sequence MKYIKNVETLEELKKAYKKLALKLHPDCGGNEEEMKILNNEYDELFSKLKNTHKNKEGETYTKETTETPEQFKDIINKLFNLKMDGVAIEVVGTFIWLTGNTKPYKDDIKALEFRYSPKKYAWYKAPSDYKKRSRKNYDMDTIRGMYGSQKVKEDKEEKKYLQAN encoded by the coding sequence ATGAAATACATTAAAAACGTTGAAACATTGGAAGAATTGAAAAAAGCCTACAAAAAGTTAGCTTTGAAGTTACACCCCGATTGTGGCGGGAATGAAGAAGAAATGAAAATTTTGAACAATGAATATGACGAACTGTTTAGCAAACTTAAAAACACTCATAAGAATAAAGAAGGTGAAACTTACACCAAAGAAACAACAGAAACACCCGAACAGTTTAAGGATATTATTAATAAATTGTTCAACCTAAAAATGGACGGCGTAGCAATCGAAGTAGTAGGAACATTTATATGGCTAACAGGTAATACAAAACCTTATAAGGACGACATAAAAGCCCTAGAATTTCGTTATTCACCAAAAAAATACGCATGGTATAAAGCACCAAGCGATTATAAAAAACGTAGTCGAAAAAATTATGATATGGACACAATAAGGGGAATGTATGGAAGTCAAAAGGTGAAGGAAGATAAAGAAGAAAAAAAATACTTACAAGCCAATTAA
- a CDS encoding IS1380 family transposase, producing MISLHKNQVKFNSNIIISHTGGRLSSDSGLVLVKEVMDTFKFSDLAKSLLDIKDNRAYYTHDNLAILEQLIMQLIAGYSADSSANLLRQDPVFQMVLGRKQLASQSSISRFLDRFTTENVGQLQSLNQSLIDKARLIRNDTELIIDLDSTHSDTFGHQEQADYNAHYQTYGYHPLVAFDGLTGDFLKAELRSGNQYTSKGVKAFIDPLLHHYKSTLPHTEILVRGDSGFATPEVYEACEENESQYVIRLKNNRRLSQLAEQSVLYGDNQKWEDREVQYFSMPYQAQSWSKPRRVCIRSIREAGELLFQHAFIVTNLSDNVSPQVIFSLYGKRGTMENFIKEAKGGFYFDKTDSPRFLENHVRMMISLLAYNLINCLKTIGFDKKNQGMTIHSIRLTFLKVAGKLVQTGRRAYLKLSSYHVYQTEFYRGFERLRRSSQWI from the coding sequence ATGATTAGCTTACACAAAAACCAGGTAAAATTCAATTCAAACATCATCATTTCGCATACAGGTGGTCGTTTATCGAGTGATTCGGGTTTAGTCTTAGTTAAAGAAGTAATGGATACCTTCAAGTTTTCTGATTTGGCAAAATCACTTCTGGACATTAAAGATAACCGTGCTTACTACACGCATGATAATTTAGCGATATTAGAACAGCTCATTATGCAACTGATTGCTGGTTATTCGGCAGACTCGTCAGCTAATCTGTTACGACAGGATCCAGTCTTTCAAATGGTGTTAGGCAGAAAACAATTAGCCTCACAATCGTCAATTTCACGGTTTCTGGATCGTTTCACCACGGAAAATGTGGGTCAATTACAATCATTAAATCAGTCGCTCATTGATAAAGCGCGTTTGATTCGCAATGACACCGAGTTAATCATTGATCTCGATTCCACACATTCAGATACTTTTGGTCATCAAGAACAAGCAGATTATAATGCCCATTATCAAACCTACGGCTATCACCCATTAGTTGCCTTTGACGGATTGACCGGAGATTTTTTGAAAGCTGAACTGCGTTCAGGCAATCAGTACACATCTAAAGGGGTGAAAGCCTTTATCGACCCGCTGTTACACCACTACAAGAGCACGTTACCTCATACCGAGATATTAGTTCGTGGGGACAGCGGCTTCGCAACACCAGAGGTGTATGAGGCTTGTGAAGAAAATGAAAGTCAGTATGTGATCCGATTAAAGAACAATCGGAGGTTAAGTCAATTAGCTGAGCAATCCGTTCTTTACGGGGATAACCAAAAATGGGAAGATCGGGAAGTTCAGTATTTTTCAATGCCTTATCAAGCACAATCATGGTCGAAACCCCGTCGTGTCTGTATTCGATCAATCCGTGAAGCAGGAGAACTCCTCTTTCAACACGCATTCATTGTGACCAATCTGTCAGATAACGTATCGCCTCAAGTTATATTTTCTCTTTACGGCAAGCGAGGGACAATGGAGAATTTCATCAAAGAAGCGAAAGGTGGCTTTTATTTCGATAAAACAGATAGTCCACGCTTCTTAGAAAATCATGTAAGAATGATGATTAGTCTGCTTGCATACAACCTCATCAACTGTCTAAAGACTATCGGCTTTGATAAAAAGAACCAAGGGATGACTATTCATTCCATCCGACTAACATTCCTTAAAGTCGCTGGCAAACTTGTGCAAACAGGCAGACGAGCCTATCTAAAATTGTCGAGTTATCATGTGTATCAAACTGAATTCTATAGGGGCTTCGAGCGCCTACGGCGATCCAGTCAATGGATTTAA
- a CDS encoding (S)-acetoin forming diacetyl reductase, producing MVKVAIVTGAGQGIGLAIAKRLHADGFKIGIVDYNPETAEAAVAEFPEGDAIAAGADVSKREQVFEAFDKIAAHFGDLNVVVNNAGVAPTTPLETITQEMFDQVYGINVAGVIWGAQAAQKHFKAFGHGGRIINATSQAGVLGNPELALYSGSKFAVRGITQVLARDLAQDDITVTAYAPGIVKTPMMFGIAHEVAVNAGKDDEWGMNQFAQNITLKRLSEPEDVANVVAFLAGPDSTYITGQTIVVDGGMVFH from the coding sequence ATGGTAAAAGTTGCGATTGTTACAGGTGCTGGTCAAGGGATTGGGTTAGCGATTGCTAAACGTCTACATGCAGATGGCTTTAAAATTGGTATTGTTGATTATAATCCCGAAACAGCTGAAGCTGCTGTAGCCGAATTCCCAGAAGGTGATGCTATTGCTGCAGGCGCAGATGTGTCTAAACGTGAACAAGTATTTGAAGCATTTGATAAAATTGCAGCACATTTTGGTGATTTAAATGTAGTTGTCAATAATGCGGGTGTTGCACCGACAACACCATTAGAAACAATTACCCAAGAAATGTTCGACCAAGTATATGGTATCAACGTAGCAGGTGTAATCTGGGGTGCACAAGCTGCTCAAAAACACTTCAAAGCCTTCGGTCACGGTGGTCGAATCATCAATGCTACGTCACAAGCAGGGGTATTGGGTAACCCTGAATTAGCTTTATACTCAGGCTCAAAATTTGCAGTCCGCGGTATCACGCAAGTATTAGCCCGTGACTTAGCTCAAGATGATATTACTGTGACAGCATACGCACCTGGTATCGTGAAGACACCAATGATGTTTGGTATCGCTCACGAAGTAGCAGTCAATGCAGGTAAAGACGATGAGTGGGGTATGAATCAATTCGCACAAAACATTACCCTTAAACGTCTATCAGAACCAGAAGATGTAGCCAACGTAGTAGCATTCCTAGCTGGACCAGACTCAACATACATTACAGGTCAAACAATCGTTGTTGATGGCGGTATGGTCTTCCACTAA
- a CDS encoding IS1380 family transposase, with product MTSLHKNQVKVNSNLTISHTGSRLSSDSGLVLVKEVMNTFKFSDLAKSLLDIKDNRAYYTHDNLAILEQLIMQLIAGYSADSSANLLRRDPVFQAVLGKKELASQSSISRFIDRFTETNIGLLQSLNQSLIDKARLIRNDTELIIDVDSTHSDTFGHQEQADYNAHYQTYGYHPLVAFDGLTGDFLKAELRSGNQYTSKGVKVFIDPLLHHYKSTLPHTEILVRGDSGFATPEVYESCESTESQYVIRLKNNRRLSQLAEHSVLYGDNKKWEDREIQYFSLPYQAQSWSKPRRVCIRSIREAGELLFHHAFIVTNLSDNVSPEVIFSLYGKRGTMENFIKEAKSGFYFDKTDSPRFLENHVRMMISVLAYNLVNFLKTIGFDKVNRGMTIHSIRLTLLKVAGKLVQTGRQVYLKLSSYHVYQTEFYKVFERLRRSKQWI from the coding sequence ATGACTAGCTTACACAAAAACCAGGTAAAAGTCAATTCAAATTTGACTATTTCACATACAGGTAGTCGCTTATCGAGTGATTCGGGTTTGGTCTTAGTTAAAGAGGTGATGAATACCTTCAAGTTTTCTGATTTGGCAAAATCACTTCTGGACATTAAAGATAACCGTGCTTACTACACGCATGATAATTTAGCGATATTAGAACAGCTCATTATGCAACTGATTGCTGGTTACTCGGCAGACTCATCAGCTAATCTATTAAGACGGGATCCAGTCTTTCAAGCTGTACTCGGTAAAAAAGAGTTGGCCTCACAATCGTCAATCTCACGGTTTATAGATCGTTTCACCGAGACTAACATCGGTCTACTCCAATCATTAAATCAGTCGCTCATTGACAAAGCGCGTTTGATTCGCAATGACACCGAATTAATCATTGATGTCGATTCCACACATTCAGATACTTTTGGTCATCAAGAACAAGCAGATTATAATGCCCATTATCAAACCTACGGCTATCACCCATTAGTTGCCTTTGACGGATTGACCGGAGATTTTTTGAAAGCTGAACTGCGTTCAGGCAATCAGTACACATCTAAAGGGGTAAAAGTCTTTATCGACCCGCTGTTACACCACTACAAGAGCACGTTACCTCATACCGAGATATTAGTTCGGGGTGACAGCGGCTTCGCCACACCAGAGGTGTATGAGTCTTGTGAATCAACTGAAAGCCAGTACGTTATCCGTTTAAAGAACAATCGGAGGTTAAGTCAATTAGCTGAACACTCTGTTCTTTATGGGGATAATAAAAAATGGGAAGACCGAGAAATACAGTATTTTTCACTCCCTTATCAGGCACAATCCTGGTCAAAACCCCGTCGCGTTTGTATTCGATCAATCCGTGAAGCAGGAGAGCTTCTTTTTCACCACGCATTCATTGTGACGAATCTATCCGATAATGTCTCGCCTGAGGTCATATTCTCTCTTTACGGCAAGCGTGGAACAATGGAAAATTTCATCAAAGAAGCGAAATCAGGCTTTTATTTTGACAAAACAGATAGTCCGCGTTTCCTGGAAAATCATGTCAGAATGATGATCAGTGTCCTGGCTTACAACCTCGTCAATTTTTTGAAGACTATTGGATTTGACAAAGTGAACCGGGGTATGACCATTCATTCCATCCGGCTGACATTGCTTAAAGTAGCCGGTAAACTTGTTCAAACTGGGAGACAGGTCTATCTCAAACTGTCAAGTTATCATGTGTATCAAACTGAATTTTATAAGGTTTTTGAACGCCTGCGGCGATCCAAACAATGGATTTAA